In the genome of Persephonella sp. KM09-Lau-8, one region contains:
- a CDS encoding ComEC/Rec2 family competence protein, whose amino-acid sequence MYYFFIFAFWFLAAGIIFSPFSPVYIPFYTPVALLILSIFVSLRIGQIITFISIFLLGISLSKPVKLQDKYLKPVFIQCKVSSIPYVSDKFSVFPCFIFNSDKEFLKNKKITVYLREENRQIFLFSQISFFGKVLIENNKIKAIAYKDFIQVRNNNFYLFAKLKNFLIDRYSLSSLNNRTYNLGLALIFGEKGYLSYKEKSRFINAGTSHLLAISGMHIGIILSLILFLFSFNRRLSYGIGIGLLSVYPFFTGLHIPVIRASIMGVLYLISKVKYLKVEPINILFFVGFLVLIFSPDAIYQPGFQLSFIAVLGIILYLELILKNFKNRYITWIYQSIMLSIIATIFTAPMVMYHFGQFSIATILATPVLILILFPYLFFSIINLFTFFSIAPLVKIMDLIGYLFLKTNDFFAELGLAQNGFAPSLWMVIIFLIFIAGIRFVKIPAFIKALLLVFSFFIFVDLSYIKENSYRIFVFKKLKKPDWIVVSPYGECFVSKKSRAILSVANKNGCKKVYSYRFLKFAETTTDIKVLKNIIEINGKLIKLKNENYSVKIQFNDK is encoded by the coding sequence ATGTATTATTTTTTTATTTTTGCTTTTTGGTTTTTAGCTGCAGGTATTATCTTTTCTCCCTTTAGTCCTGTCTATATTCCTTTTTACACACCTGTTGCTTTGCTAATTTTATCTATTTTTGTAAGCCTGAGAATTGGACAGATTATTACTTTTATTTCAATATTTTTGTTGGGTATTTCGTTGAGCAAACCTGTTAAACTGCAGGATAAATATCTAAAACCTGTGTTTATCCAGTGTAAAGTTTCATCAATTCCTTATGTGTCTGATAAATTCAGTGTTTTTCCGTGTTTTATCTTTAACAGTGATAAAGAATTTCTAAAAAATAAAAAAATCACTGTCTATCTAAGGGAAGAAAACAGGCAGATTTTTCTTTTTTCACAGATTAGCTTTTTTGGTAAAGTTCTGATTGAGAATAACAAAATCAAAGCCATTGCCTATAAAGATTTTATTCAAGTTAGAAATAACAACTTTTATCTTTTTGCAAAACTAAAAAATTTTCTAATAGATAGATACAGCTTATCTTCCTTGAATAACAGAACTTATAATCTGGGACTTGCTCTGATATTTGGAGAAAAGGGATATCTAAGTTACAAAGAAAAAAGCAGATTTATAAATGCAGGGACGTCTCATTTACTTGCCATCTCAGGAATGCATATTGGGATTATTTTGTCTCTAATACTTTTTTTATTTTCATTTAATCGGCGATTATCCTATGGTATAGGAATTGGTTTGCTCTCAGTATATCCGTTTTTTACAGGTCTTCATATTCCAGTAATCAGAGCATCAATTATGGGTGTGCTTTATCTGATATCTAAGGTTAAATATCTTAAGGTGGAACCAATTAATATCTTATTTTTTGTTGGCTTTCTGGTTCTGATATTCTCCCCAGATGCCATATACCAGCCGGGTTTTCAGCTTTCTTTTATTGCTGTTTTAGGAATTATCCTTTATCTGGAGTTGATACTTAAAAATTTTAAAAACAGATATATCACATGGATTTATCAGTCCATTATGCTTTCTATTATTGCTACGATTTTTACTGCCCCCATGGTTATGTATCATTTCGGTCAATTTTCTATTGCAACAATTCTGGCAACACCTGTGCTGATACTGATTTTGTTTCCATACTTATTTTTCTCAATCATAAACCTTTTTACTTTTTTTAGCATTGCTCCCCTTGTAAAAATAATGGATTTAATTGGGTATTTATTTCTAAAGACTAATGATTTCTTTGCGGAACTGGGACTTGCACAAAATGGTTTTGCTCCATCTCTGTGGATGGTAATTATTTTTCTCATTTTTATAGCAGGAATAAGATTTGTGAAAATTCCAGCTTTTATTAAAGCCTTATTATTGGTTTTTTCGTTTTTCATATTCGTAGACCTAAGCTATATAAAAGAAAACTCCTACAGAATTTTTGTTTTTAAAAAACTAAAAAAGCCTGACTGGATAGTTGTTTCTCCTTATGGTGAATGTTTCGTAAGCAAAAAATCCAGAGCCATTCTTTCTGTTGCCAATAAAAATGGTTGCAAAAAGGTATATTCCTACAGATTTTTAAAATTTGCTGAAACTACCACAGATATAAAAGTGCTTAAAAATATAATAGAGATAAATGGCAAATTAATAAAGCTGAAAAATGAGAATTATTCGGTCAAAATTCAGTTTAATGATAAGTAG
- a CDS encoding OmpA family protein, whose translation MKKRKLVGAILLGGSLLFLGNSASAQEISHYEKVALMNCCDGDLDKDGVDDYGDLCPGTPEGTPVDAYGCPKDSDKDGVPDYRDKCPHTPKGLKVDANGCAPDSDKDGVPDALDKCPNTPAGVKVDANGCALDSDHDGVADYKDKCPDTPAGVKVDANGCPLDSDGDGVIDAQDKCPDTPAGVKVDASGCPLDSDHDGVADYMDKCPNTPAGAKVDANGCMMEVRLEIYFDTDKAIVKPVYYPEIEKVAEYLKEHPDVKIEIQGHTDSTGSAKYNLRLSQRRAEAVKEILVKKYGISPDRIIAKGYGEAMPIAPNNTPEGRAKNRRVIVKIIK comes from the coding sequence TCCTGGGAAATAGTGCCAGTGCTCAGGAGATTTCTCATTATGAAAAAGTTGCTCTTATGAACTGCTGTGATGGCGATTTAGACAAAGACGGTGTTGATGATTATGGAGACCTCTGTCCAGGAACACCTGAAGGAACACCTGTTGATGCTTATGGATGTCCAAAGGACAGTGATAAAGATGGGGTTCCAGATTACAGAGATAAATGTCCCCATACACCTAAGGGTCTGAAAGTTGATGCAAACGGATGTGCTCCTGACAGCGATAAAGACGGTGTTCCAGATGCACTGGATAAATGTCCAAATACACCTGCAGGTGTCAAAGTTGATGCAAACGGATGTGCTTTAGACAGTGACCATGATGGTGTTGCTGATTACAAAGACAAATGTCCTGATACTCCTGCAGGAGTAAAAGTTGACGCTAATGGTTGCCCATTAGATAGTGATGGTGATGGTGTTATTGATGCACAGGATAAATGCCCAGATACACCAGCCGGTGTTAAAGTTGATGCTTCAGGATGTCCACTTGATAGTGACCATGATGGTGTTGCCGATTACATGGACAAATGTCCAAACACACCAGCAGGTGCTAAAGTAGATGCAAACGGTTGTATGATGGAAGTAAGGCTGGAAATATACTTTGACACAGACAAAGCTATAGTAAAACCGGTTTATTATCCAGAAATTGAAAAGGTTGCAGAGTATCTAAAAGAACATCCAGATGTAAAAATTGAGATTCAAGGGCACACAGACAGTACAGGTTCAGCTAAATACAACCTCAGACTTTCCCAGAGAAGAGCAGAAGCTGTTAAGGAAATTCTCGTTAAGAAATATGGTATTTCCCCTGACAGAATAATTGCAAAAGGATACGGAGAAGCTATGCCTATAGCTCCAAATAATACACCTGAAGGAAGAGCTAAAAATAGAAGGGTAATTGTTAAAATCATAAAATAA